A region from the Cyprinus carpio isolate SPL01 chromosome A8, ASM1834038v1, whole genome shotgun sequence genome encodes:
- the LOC109105995 gene encoding charged multivesicular body protein 4c, with amino-acid sequence MSVFGKLFGGGGKGGKGPSPQEAIQKLRETEEMLTKKQEYLEQKINAELITAKKNGTKNKRAALQALKRKKRYEKQLAQIDGTLSTIEFQREALENANTNTEVLKNMGFAAKAMKTAHENMDIDKVDDLMQDITEQQELAQEISDAISRPVGFGEECDEDELLAELEELEQEELDKNLLEIGGTEDVSLPSVPSNPLPKKPAAQKKRVEEDEDDMEELKAWAM; translated from the exons atgtcCGTATTCGGCAAACTGTTCGGCGGCGGGGGGAAAGGAGGCAAAGGCCCGAGCCCACAAGAAGCGATCCAGAAACTCCGTGAAACAGAAGAGATGTTAACCAAGAAACAAGAGTACTTAGAGCAGAAGATTAATGCGGAACTAATAACAGCAAAGAAAAACGGCACGAAAAACAAACGAg CTGCTTTACAGGCCCTGAAACGAAAGAAGCGATATGAGAAGCAGCTGGCTCAGATAGATGGCACTCTCTCCACTATTGAGTTCCAGCGAGAAGCATTGGAGAATGCCAATACAAACACTGAAGTGCTTAAAAATATGGGCTTTGCAGCCAAGGCCATGAAGACAGCACATGAAAACAT GGATATAGACAAAGTGGACGACCTCATGCAGGACATCACAGAGCAGCAGGAGCTGGCACAGGAGATTTCTGATGCCATTTCAAGGCCTGTAGGTTTTGGAGAAGAATGTGATGAG GATGAGCTCTTAGCTGAATTGGAGGAGTTGGAACAGGAGGAGCTGGACAAGAACCTGCTGGAAATCGGTGGCACCGAGGATGTCTCTCTGCCCAGCGTGCCTTCAAATCCATTACCCAAGAAACCTGCTG CCCAAAAAAAGAGAGTAGAAGAGGACGAGGATGACATGGAAGAACTCAAGGCGTGGGCC